The Primulina eburnea isolate SZY01 chromosome 6, ASM2296580v1, whole genome shotgun sequence genome contains a region encoding:
- the LOC140834903 gene encoding 1-phosphatidylinositol-3-phosphate 5-kinase FAB1B-like isoform X1, with amino-acid sequence MDAPNKNFSDLIGLLKSWIPWRSEPAHVSRDFWMPDQSCRVCYECDTQFTLLNRRHHCRLCGRIFCGKCTSNWVPTPPSEPEIPREEWDKIRVCNYCFRQWKQVLSAPVDDGIQVSKVDLISTSPSATSFISTKSCGTCDSSSVTFISLPQSCAISPPQSETMETTIERQSVTATTSNDYAMEIGEQNLSQNQFGLCSNRSDDDDDDDEYGVYHLGPRTSPFSQINGYYGHVQFEDMGNGYESHKVHPESVALDIESRSSSPLHDIFYSQASDDVQQIVKKGVEDDIGDDDEAPSLYSAEDVDTKPVDFENNGVLWLPPEPEDEEDEREAVLFEDDDDGDATGEWGYLRSSSSFGSGEYRSRDKSNEEHKKVIKNVVDGHFRALIVQLLQVENLHTAEETDGESWVEIITVLSWEAATLLKPDMSKGEQMDPGGYVKVKCLASGRRSESMVVKGVVCKKNVAHRRMTSNIEKPRVLMLGGALEYQRVSNALSSFDTLLQQEMDHLKMAVAKIDAHHPDILLVEKSVSRHAQEYLLAKDISLVLNIKKPLLERIARCTGGQIAPSIDNLSSQKLGYCDMFHVERLLEEHGTAGQSGKKLVKTLMYFEGCPKPFGCTILLRGANGDELKKVKHVIQYGIFAAYHLALETSFLADEGALPELPSNSPITVAIPEKPSKIGRSISNITGYTIPANEQTPGIHSFNEQQRSNSLPTSDLVNAAIMSFHKNECTDTSTLPAPMSFQYPKSLVSSSVNNYQHCPSNEPSASHSSEERDLVDFVMDSEVKTFEADGLAATENFLSVNDYCDSTIRSMNKNFCNLDANTNGSNPSAFLADKKVTPEQTGLKEDFRPSPSNHQSILVSLSSRCVWKGTVCERSHLFRIKYYGSFDKPLGRFLRDHLFDQDYRCRSCEMPAEAHVQCYTHLQGTLTISVKKLPEILLRGEKEGKIWMWHRCLKCPRTNGFPPATRRIVMSDAAWGLSFGKFLELSFSNHAAASRVASCGHSLHRDCLRFYGFGKMVACFRYASIDVHSVYLPPSKLDFNYGSQEWIEKELNEVACRAELLFSEVLNSLRLLVERKFGPSQPNNGINIPESRRQITDLEGMLQKEKEEFEESFRKVVKTDAKKGLPAIDILELYRLRRQVVFQSYMWDRRLIYADSFGDNNQTVDVEVSCSEHIQKSCSVGENLHDINVPVKNGETLCPAQSIPVDAKSDQNPDEEVSNRHRDSSEVVHQPTDVSLNPEHGNQDPTTRFVGVNTTSESDPLELNISVHKSLSDGQALICLSDTLEAAWTGENQPGTGIPKNNNFYESLEADTSSTLGVSENLDVEDSAEDLRMSKISRSPSVLSTRGSDNIKDTVSWLSMPFISFYRSLNKNFVGTTQKLDTLGEYDPVYISSFRESELQGGGKLLLPLGINDTVISVYDDEPTSIVAYALVSPDYVTQISDEPERSKDIADSMFSTLSLDPGHFQSFHSLDEMVLDSYKSLGPGDESILSLSSTRSSVPVDPLSYTKALHARVSFSDDGPKVKYAVTCYYAKRFEALRSICCPSEMDFIRSLSRCKKWGAQGGKSNAFFAKTLDDRFIIKQVSKTELESFIKFAPGYFSYLSESIRSGSPTCLAKILGIYQVTSKHLKGGKDSKMDVLVMENLLFGRNLTRLYDLKGSSRSRYNPDSSGSNKVLLDQNLIEAMPTSPIFVGNKAKRLLERAVWNDTGFLASVDVMDYSLLVGVDEEKHELVLGIIDFMRQYTWDKHLETWVKASGFLGGPKNASPTVISPKQYKRRFRKAMTTYFLMVPDQW; translated from the exons ATGGATGCTCCCAATAAGAATTTCTCTGATCTGATTGGGTTGTTAAAGTCCTGGATCCCTTGGCGATCCGAGCCAGCTCATGTGTCAAGGGATTTTTGGATGCCCGATCAGAGTTGCAGAGTATGCTACGAGTGTGATACCCAGTTCACCTTACTCAACCGTAGACACCATTGTCGCCTCTGTGGCCGAATTTTTTGTGGAAAGTGCACTTCAAATTGGGTTCCTACGCCACCCAGCGAACCTGAGATTCCACGGGAAGAGTGGGATAAGATTAGGGTCTGTAATTACTGTTTCAGACAATGGAAGCAAGTTTTATCGGCACCTGTTGATGATGGAATCCAGGTCTCCAAAGTGGACCTCATCAGCACCTCACCATCTGCCACCAGTTTTATCAGCACCAAATCCTGTGGAACCTGTGACAGTAGTAGTGTTACCTTTATTTCATTACCTCAGTCTTGTGCAATTAGTCCACCTCAATCAGAAACAATGGAGACTACAATAGAAAGACAAAGTGTTACAGCAACAACAAGCAATGATTATGCCATGGAGATAGGAGAACAAAACCTATCTCAAAACCAATTTGGATTATGCTCCAACAG gagtgatgatgatgatgatgatgatgaatacGGAGTATATCACTTGGGTCCAAGGACTAGTCCATTTTCTCAGATTAATGGCTATTATGGTCATGTTCAATTTGAAGATATGGGCAATGGCTATGAATCCCATAAAGTCCATCCTGAAAGCGTTGCTCTTGATATAGAAAGTCGGAGCAGTTCTCCACtacatgatattttttattccCAGGCCTCTGATGATGTCCAGCAGATCGTGAAAAAAGGTGTCGAGGATGACATAGGTGACGATGATGAGGCACCTTCTTTATATTCTGCTGAAGATGTTGATACCAAacctgttgattttgaaaataatggaGTTCTGTGGCTCCCTCCTGAACCAGAAGATGAAGAAGATGAAAGGGAGGCagttttgtttgaggatgacgatGATGGGGATGCCACTGGAGAATGGGGGTACTTGCGCAGTTCAAGCAGCTTTGGGAGTGGCGAATATCGAAGCAGGGACAAATCAAATGAGGAGCACAAGAAAGTCATTAAGAACGTAGTTGATGGCCATTTCCGTGCTTTAATAGTGCAACTCTTGCAGGTAGAGAATCTTCATACAGCAGAGGAAACTGATGGAGAAAGTTGGGTAGAAATAATCACTGTCTTGTCATGGGAGGCTGCTACATTGTTAAAGCCAGATATGAGCAAGGGTGAGCAGATGGATCCAGGGGGCTATGTGAAAGTCAAATGTTTGGCTTCTGGGCGTCGGAGTGAGAG CATGGTGGTCAAAGGAGTTGTTTGCAAGAAAAATGTAGCTCATCGACGGATGACTTCAAACATTGAGAAACCTCGGGTTCTAATGCTCGGTGGAGCTCTCGAATACCAGCGTGTTTCTAATGCTCTTTCAAGCTTTGATACTTTGTTACAGCAG GAAATGGATCATCTTAAGATGGCAGTTGCAAAAATAGATGCACACCATCCTGACATTCTTTTGGTGGAGAAATCTGTTTCGCGACATGCACAGGAGTATCTGcttgcaaaagatatatcacTTGTTCTGAATATCAAAAAGCCACTCTTGGAGCGCATAGCTCGCTGCACGGGTGGTCAAATAGCTCCTTCAATTGATAATCTATCTTCTCAAAAATTGGGATATTGTGATATGTTCCATGTCGAAAGGTTGTTAGAAGAGCATGGAACGGCTGGACAGAGTGGAAAGAAGCTGGTGAAGACGCTGATGTATTTTGAAGGTTGTCCAAAGCCGTTTGGTTGCACG ATATTACTTCGAGGTGCCAATGGGGACGAGTTAAAGAAAGTAAAGCATGTTATACAATATGGGATCTTCGCTGCTTATCATTTAGCTCTGGAGACATCTTTTCTTGCTGATGAAGGTGCTCTGCCAGAACTACCATCAAACTCCCCAATTACTGTTGCAATTCCAGAAAAGCCATCTAAGATTGGGAGGTCCATCTCAAATATTACTGGGTATACCATCCCTGCCAACGAACAAACTCCCGGAATTCACTCATTCAATGAACAGCAGAGATCAAATAGTCTGCCTACTTCTGATCTGGTGAATGCTGCAATCATGTCCTTCCACAAAAATGAATGTACAGATACATCTACACTTCCAGCTCCTATGAGTTTTCAGTATCCCAAATCTCTCGTCTCATCTTCTGTTAATAACTATCAGCATTGTCCTTCTAATGAACCATCTGCTTCCCACTCATCAGAGGAAAGAGACCTAGTAGATTTTGTCATGGATTCGGAGGTAAAAACTTTTGAAGCAGATGGACTGGCTGCTACCGAAAATTTTCTTAGTGTAAATGATTACTGTGATTCAACTATCAGAAGTATGAATAAGAATTTCTGCAACCTGGATGCAAACACAAATGGTTCAAATCCATCAGCTTTTCTCGCTGATAAAAAAGTTACCCCGGAACAAACTGGTTTGAAGGAAGATTTTAGGCCTTCCCCCTCGAACCATCAAAGCATCTTGGTTTCCTTATCATCGCGATGTGTGTGGAAAGGAACCGTCTGTGAGAGATCTCATTTATTTCGGATCAAATATTATGGAAGCTTTGACAAGCCATTGGGCCGTTTTCTGCGGGATCATTTGTTTGATCAG GATTATAGATGCCGCTCATGTGAGATGCCGGCAGAAGCTCATGTTCAATGTTATACTCATCTACAAGGTACTCTTACAATCTCAGTTAAGAAACTGCCAGAAATTCTTCTTCGAGGTGAAAAGGAAGGAAAGATTTGGATGTGGCATCGTTGCCTAAAGTGCCCACGTACTAATGGTTTCCCTCCTGCAACTCGAAGGATTGTGATGTCTGATGCTGCATGGGGACTGTCCTTTGGAAAGTTTTTGGAATTAAGCTTTTCAAATCACGCAGCAGCAAGCAGAGTGGCAAGCTGCGGCCATTCTTTACATAGAGACTGTCTTAGGTTTTATGG GTTTGGGAAAATGGTTGCTTGCTTTCGGTATGCATCCATTGATGTTCACTCAGTCTACCTGCCTCCCTCAAAGCTTGATTTTAATTATGGAAGTCAGGAGTGGATTGAAAAAGAATTGAATGAG GTGGCTTGCCGCGCAGAGCTTTTGTTCTCTGAAGTGCTTAATTCTCTTCGTCTTCTGGTGGAAAGAAAATTTGGCCCTAGTCAGCCCAATAATGGCATTAACATTCCTGAATCAAGACGCCAAATAACAGATCTAGAAGGGATGTTGCAGAAAGAGAAGGAAGAATTTGAG GAATCCTTCCGAAAAGTGGTTAAGACGGATGCAAAAAAAGGGCTGCCTGCTATAGATATTCTTGAGCTGTATCGACTCAGACGACAAGTAGTTTTCCAATCTTATATGTGGGACCGCCGTCTGATATATGCAGATAGTTTTGGTGACAATAACCAAACAGTTGATGTGGAAGTCTCATGTTCAGAACACATTCAGAAATCTTGTAGTGTTGGTGAGAATCTTCATGATATCAACGTCCCTGTTAAAAATGGTGAAACATTGTGTCCTGCTCAATCTATTCCTGTTGATGCAAAATCTGACCAAAATCCTGATGAAGAGGTCAGCAATAGGCATAGAGATTCTTCTGAGGTTGTTCATCAACCAACCGATGTGTCTCTTAACCCTGAACATGGAAATCAAGATCCAACTACACGTTTTGTTGGGGTGAATACCACTAGTGAGTCTGATCCTCTGGAGTTAAATATTAGCGTCCATAAATCCCTCTCTGACGGGCAAGCTCTTATTTGTTTATCAGATACTCTTGAGGCAGCTTGGACTGGTGAAAACCAGCCTGGTACTGGGATCCCTAAGAACAACAACTTTTACGAATCATTAGAAGCAGATACATCATCTACATTAGGCGTATCTGAAAATTTGGATGTGGAAGACTCGGCGGAGGATTTGAGGATGTCAAAGATATCTCGGTCGCCTTCTGTTTTGTCAACTAGAGGTTCTGATAATATAAAAGACACTGTTAGCTGGTTGAGTATGCCGTTTATAAGTTTCTATCGATctttaaacaaaaattttgttggAACTACCCAGAAACTGGATACGCTTGGCGAATATGATCCAGTTTACATTTCATCATTTCGGGAGTCTGAACTCCAAGGTGGGGGCAAGTTGCTTCTGCCTCTGGGGATTAATGACACTGTCATTTCAGTGTATGATGATGAACCCACTAGTATTGTAGCTTATGCACTTGTTTCTCCTGATTATGTTACCCAAATTTCTGATGAGCCGGAGAGATCTAAGGACATTGCTGACTCGATGTTTTCTACGTTATCCCTCGATCCTGGGCATTTTCAATCGTTTCATTCTTTGGACGAAATGGTGCTGGACTCTTACAAAAGTCTTGGACCTGGAGATGAGAGCATCTTATCCTTGTCAAGTACTCGTAGCTCCGTGCCTGTGGATCCACTGTCTTATACAAAAGCTTTGCACGCCAGAGTGTCTTTTTCGGATGATGGACCCAAGGTGAAATACGCAGTTACTTGTTACTATGCGAAGCGTTTTGAAGCTCTTAGGAGTATATGTTGTCCGTCCGAAATGGATTTTATTAGATCCCTTAGCCGATGTAAGAAGTGGGGAGCTCAAGGTGGCAAGAGCAATGCATTTTTCGCGAAAACCTTGGATGATCGGTTTATCATAAAGCAAGTTAGTAAGACCGAGCTGGAATCTTTCATTAAGTTTGCTCCTGGATATTTCAGTTATCTTTCAGAATCAATACGCTCAGGAAGCCCAACATGCCTAGCGAAGATCCTTGGAATTTATCAG GTCACGTCTAAGCATCTGAAAGGTGGGAAAGATTCCAAAATGGATGTGCTGGTCATGGAAAATCTCCTGTTTGGTAGAAATCTGACACGGCTCTATGATCTTAAAGGATCTTCTAGGTCTCGGTATAATCCTGATTCTTCTGGAAGTAACAAGGTTTTGCTGGATCAGAACTTGATTGAAGCTATGCCTACTTCCCCAATTTTTGTTGGAAACAAGGCCAAGAGATTATTGGAAAGAGCAGTCTGGAATGACACCGGTTTTCTTGCT TCGGTAGATGTGATGGATTACTCGCTACTGGTCGGGGTCGATGAAGAGAAGCATGAGCTTGTTCTTGGGATTATAGATTTCATGAGACAGTATACATGGGACAAGCACCTGGAGACATGGGTGAAGGCATCGGGCTTCCTTGGTGGACCAAAAAATGCTTCCCCAACTGTAATTTCCCCGAAACAATACAAGAGGAGGTTCAGAAAAGCCATGACCACGTATTTTCTGATGGTTCCAGATCAATGGTAG
- the LOC140834903 gene encoding 1-phosphatidylinositol-3-phosphate 5-kinase FAB1B-like isoform X2: protein MDAPNKNFSDLIGLLKSWIPWRSEPAHVSRDFWMPDQSCRVCYECDTQFTLLNRRHHCRLCGRIFCGKCTSNWVPTPPSEPEIPREEWDKIRVCNYCFRQWKQVLSAPVDDGIQVSKVDLISTSPSATSFISTKSCGTCDSSSVTFISLPQSCAISPPQSETMETTIERQSVTATTSNDYAMEIGEQNLSQNQFGLCSNSDDDDDDDEYGVYHLGPRTSPFSQINGYYGHVQFEDMGNGYESHKVHPESVALDIESRSSSPLHDIFYSQASDDVQQIVKKGVEDDIGDDDEAPSLYSAEDVDTKPVDFENNGVLWLPPEPEDEEDEREAVLFEDDDDGDATGEWGYLRSSSSFGSGEYRSRDKSNEEHKKVIKNVVDGHFRALIVQLLQVENLHTAEETDGESWVEIITVLSWEAATLLKPDMSKGEQMDPGGYVKVKCLASGRRSESMVVKGVVCKKNVAHRRMTSNIEKPRVLMLGGALEYQRVSNALSSFDTLLQQEMDHLKMAVAKIDAHHPDILLVEKSVSRHAQEYLLAKDISLVLNIKKPLLERIARCTGGQIAPSIDNLSSQKLGYCDMFHVERLLEEHGTAGQSGKKLVKTLMYFEGCPKPFGCTILLRGANGDELKKVKHVIQYGIFAAYHLALETSFLADEGALPELPSNSPITVAIPEKPSKIGRSISNITGYTIPANEQTPGIHSFNEQQRSNSLPTSDLVNAAIMSFHKNECTDTSTLPAPMSFQYPKSLVSSSVNNYQHCPSNEPSASHSSEERDLVDFVMDSEVKTFEADGLAATENFLSVNDYCDSTIRSMNKNFCNLDANTNGSNPSAFLADKKVTPEQTGLKEDFRPSPSNHQSILVSLSSRCVWKGTVCERSHLFRIKYYGSFDKPLGRFLRDHLFDQDYRCRSCEMPAEAHVQCYTHLQGTLTISVKKLPEILLRGEKEGKIWMWHRCLKCPRTNGFPPATRRIVMSDAAWGLSFGKFLELSFSNHAAASRVASCGHSLHRDCLRFYGFGKMVACFRYASIDVHSVYLPPSKLDFNYGSQEWIEKELNEVACRAELLFSEVLNSLRLLVERKFGPSQPNNGINIPESRRQITDLEGMLQKEKEEFEESFRKVVKTDAKKGLPAIDILELYRLRRQVVFQSYMWDRRLIYADSFGDNNQTVDVEVSCSEHIQKSCSVGENLHDINVPVKNGETLCPAQSIPVDAKSDQNPDEEVSNRHRDSSEVVHQPTDVSLNPEHGNQDPTTRFVGVNTTSESDPLELNISVHKSLSDGQALICLSDTLEAAWTGENQPGTGIPKNNNFYESLEADTSSTLGVSENLDVEDSAEDLRMSKISRSPSVLSTRGSDNIKDTVSWLSMPFISFYRSLNKNFVGTTQKLDTLGEYDPVYISSFRESELQGGGKLLLPLGINDTVISVYDDEPTSIVAYALVSPDYVTQISDEPERSKDIADSMFSTLSLDPGHFQSFHSLDEMVLDSYKSLGPGDESILSLSSTRSSVPVDPLSYTKALHARVSFSDDGPKVKYAVTCYYAKRFEALRSICCPSEMDFIRSLSRCKKWGAQGGKSNAFFAKTLDDRFIIKQVSKTELESFIKFAPGYFSYLSESIRSGSPTCLAKILGIYQVTSKHLKGGKDSKMDVLVMENLLFGRNLTRLYDLKGSSRSRYNPDSSGSNKVLLDQNLIEAMPTSPIFVGNKAKRLLERAVWNDTGFLASVDVMDYSLLVGVDEEKHELVLGIIDFMRQYTWDKHLETWVKASGFLGGPKNASPTVISPKQYKRRFRKAMTTYFLMVPDQW, encoded by the exons ATGGATGCTCCCAATAAGAATTTCTCTGATCTGATTGGGTTGTTAAAGTCCTGGATCCCTTGGCGATCCGAGCCAGCTCATGTGTCAAGGGATTTTTGGATGCCCGATCAGAGTTGCAGAGTATGCTACGAGTGTGATACCCAGTTCACCTTACTCAACCGTAGACACCATTGTCGCCTCTGTGGCCGAATTTTTTGTGGAAAGTGCACTTCAAATTGGGTTCCTACGCCACCCAGCGAACCTGAGATTCCACGGGAAGAGTGGGATAAGATTAGGGTCTGTAATTACTGTTTCAGACAATGGAAGCAAGTTTTATCGGCACCTGTTGATGATGGAATCCAGGTCTCCAAAGTGGACCTCATCAGCACCTCACCATCTGCCACCAGTTTTATCAGCACCAAATCCTGTGGAACCTGTGACAGTAGTAGTGTTACCTTTATTTCATTACCTCAGTCTTGTGCAATTAGTCCACCTCAATCAGAAACAATGGAGACTACAATAGAAAGACAAAGTGTTACAGCAACAACAAGCAATGATTATGCCATGGAGATAGGAGAACAAAACCTATCTCAAAACCAATTTGGATTATGCTCCAACAG tgatgatgatgatgatgatgatgaatacGGAGTATATCACTTGGGTCCAAGGACTAGTCCATTTTCTCAGATTAATGGCTATTATGGTCATGTTCAATTTGAAGATATGGGCAATGGCTATGAATCCCATAAAGTCCATCCTGAAAGCGTTGCTCTTGATATAGAAAGTCGGAGCAGTTCTCCACtacatgatattttttattccCAGGCCTCTGATGATGTCCAGCAGATCGTGAAAAAAGGTGTCGAGGATGACATAGGTGACGATGATGAGGCACCTTCTTTATATTCTGCTGAAGATGTTGATACCAAacctgttgattttgaaaataatggaGTTCTGTGGCTCCCTCCTGAACCAGAAGATGAAGAAGATGAAAGGGAGGCagttttgtttgaggatgacgatGATGGGGATGCCACTGGAGAATGGGGGTACTTGCGCAGTTCAAGCAGCTTTGGGAGTGGCGAATATCGAAGCAGGGACAAATCAAATGAGGAGCACAAGAAAGTCATTAAGAACGTAGTTGATGGCCATTTCCGTGCTTTAATAGTGCAACTCTTGCAGGTAGAGAATCTTCATACAGCAGAGGAAACTGATGGAGAAAGTTGGGTAGAAATAATCACTGTCTTGTCATGGGAGGCTGCTACATTGTTAAAGCCAGATATGAGCAAGGGTGAGCAGATGGATCCAGGGGGCTATGTGAAAGTCAAATGTTTGGCTTCTGGGCGTCGGAGTGAGAG CATGGTGGTCAAAGGAGTTGTTTGCAAGAAAAATGTAGCTCATCGACGGATGACTTCAAACATTGAGAAACCTCGGGTTCTAATGCTCGGTGGAGCTCTCGAATACCAGCGTGTTTCTAATGCTCTTTCAAGCTTTGATACTTTGTTACAGCAG GAAATGGATCATCTTAAGATGGCAGTTGCAAAAATAGATGCACACCATCCTGACATTCTTTTGGTGGAGAAATCTGTTTCGCGACATGCACAGGAGTATCTGcttgcaaaagatatatcacTTGTTCTGAATATCAAAAAGCCACTCTTGGAGCGCATAGCTCGCTGCACGGGTGGTCAAATAGCTCCTTCAATTGATAATCTATCTTCTCAAAAATTGGGATATTGTGATATGTTCCATGTCGAAAGGTTGTTAGAAGAGCATGGAACGGCTGGACAGAGTGGAAAGAAGCTGGTGAAGACGCTGATGTATTTTGAAGGTTGTCCAAAGCCGTTTGGTTGCACG ATATTACTTCGAGGTGCCAATGGGGACGAGTTAAAGAAAGTAAAGCATGTTATACAATATGGGATCTTCGCTGCTTATCATTTAGCTCTGGAGACATCTTTTCTTGCTGATGAAGGTGCTCTGCCAGAACTACCATCAAACTCCCCAATTACTGTTGCAATTCCAGAAAAGCCATCTAAGATTGGGAGGTCCATCTCAAATATTACTGGGTATACCATCCCTGCCAACGAACAAACTCCCGGAATTCACTCATTCAATGAACAGCAGAGATCAAATAGTCTGCCTACTTCTGATCTGGTGAATGCTGCAATCATGTCCTTCCACAAAAATGAATGTACAGATACATCTACACTTCCAGCTCCTATGAGTTTTCAGTATCCCAAATCTCTCGTCTCATCTTCTGTTAATAACTATCAGCATTGTCCTTCTAATGAACCATCTGCTTCCCACTCATCAGAGGAAAGAGACCTAGTAGATTTTGTCATGGATTCGGAGGTAAAAACTTTTGAAGCAGATGGACTGGCTGCTACCGAAAATTTTCTTAGTGTAAATGATTACTGTGATTCAACTATCAGAAGTATGAATAAGAATTTCTGCAACCTGGATGCAAACACAAATGGTTCAAATCCATCAGCTTTTCTCGCTGATAAAAAAGTTACCCCGGAACAAACTGGTTTGAAGGAAGATTTTAGGCCTTCCCCCTCGAACCATCAAAGCATCTTGGTTTCCTTATCATCGCGATGTGTGTGGAAAGGAACCGTCTGTGAGAGATCTCATTTATTTCGGATCAAATATTATGGAAGCTTTGACAAGCCATTGGGCCGTTTTCTGCGGGATCATTTGTTTGATCAG GATTATAGATGCCGCTCATGTGAGATGCCGGCAGAAGCTCATGTTCAATGTTATACTCATCTACAAGGTACTCTTACAATCTCAGTTAAGAAACTGCCAGAAATTCTTCTTCGAGGTGAAAAGGAAGGAAAGATTTGGATGTGGCATCGTTGCCTAAAGTGCCCACGTACTAATGGTTTCCCTCCTGCAACTCGAAGGATTGTGATGTCTGATGCTGCATGGGGACTGTCCTTTGGAAAGTTTTTGGAATTAAGCTTTTCAAATCACGCAGCAGCAAGCAGAGTGGCAAGCTGCGGCCATTCTTTACATAGAGACTGTCTTAGGTTTTATGG GTTTGGGAAAATGGTTGCTTGCTTTCGGTATGCATCCATTGATGTTCACTCAGTCTACCTGCCTCCCTCAAAGCTTGATTTTAATTATGGAAGTCAGGAGTGGATTGAAAAAGAATTGAATGAG GTGGCTTGCCGCGCAGAGCTTTTGTTCTCTGAAGTGCTTAATTCTCTTCGTCTTCTGGTGGAAAGAAAATTTGGCCCTAGTCAGCCCAATAATGGCATTAACATTCCTGAATCAAGACGCCAAATAACAGATCTAGAAGGGATGTTGCAGAAAGAGAAGGAAGAATTTGAG GAATCCTTCCGAAAAGTGGTTAAGACGGATGCAAAAAAAGGGCTGCCTGCTATAGATATTCTTGAGCTGTATCGACTCAGACGACAAGTAGTTTTCCAATCTTATATGTGGGACCGCCGTCTGATATATGCAGATAGTTTTGGTGACAATAACCAAACAGTTGATGTGGAAGTCTCATGTTCAGAACACATTCAGAAATCTTGTAGTGTTGGTGAGAATCTTCATGATATCAACGTCCCTGTTAAAAATGGTGAAACATTGTGTCCTGCTCAATCTATTCCTGTTGATGCAAAATCTGACCAAAATCCTGATGAAGAGGTCAGCAATAGGCATAGAGATTCTTCTGAGGTTGTTCATCAACCAACCGATGTGTCTCTTAACCCTGAACATGGAAATCAAGATCCAACTACACGTTTTGTTGGGGTGAATACCACTAGTGAGTCTGATCCTCTGGAGTTAAATATTAGCGTCCATAAATCCCTCTCTGACGGGCAAGCTCTTATTTGTTTATCAGATACTCTTGAGGCAGCTTGGACTGGTGAAAACCAGCCTGGTACTGGGATCCCTAAGAACAACAACTTTTACGAATCATTAGAAGCAGATACATCATCTACATTAGGCGTATCTGAAAATTTGGATGTGGAAGACTCGGCGGAGGATTTGAGGATGTCAAAGATATCTCGGTCGCCTTCTGTTTTGTCAACTAGAGGTTCTGATAATATAAAAGACACTGTTAGCTGGTTGAGTATGCCGTTTATAAGTTTCTATCGATctttaaacaaaaattttgttggAACTACCCAGAAACTGGATACGCTTGGCGAATATGATCCAGTTTACATTTCATCATTTCGGGAGTCTGAACTCCAAGGTGGGGGCAAGTTGCTTCTGCCTCTGGGGATTAATGACACTGTCATTTCAGTGTATGATGATGAACCCACTAGTATTGTAGCTTATGCACTTGTTTCTCCTGATTATGTTACCCAAATTTCTGATGAGCCGGAGAGATCTAAGGACATTGCTGACTCGATGTTTTCTACGTTATCCCTCGATCCTGGGCATTTTCAATCGTTTCATTCTTTGGACGAAATGGTGCTGGACTCTTACAAAAGTCTTGGACCTGGAGATGAGAGCATCTTATCCTTGTCAAGTACTCGTAGCTCCGTGCCTGTGGATCCACTGTCTTATACAAAAGCTTTGCACGCCAGAGTGTCTTTTTCGGATGATGGACCCAAGGTGAAATACGCAGTTACTTGTTACTATGCGAAGCGTTTTGAAGCTCTTAGGAGTATATGTTGTCCGTCCGAAATGGATTTTATTAGATCCCTTAGCCGATGTAAGAAGTGGGGAGCTCAAGGTGGCAAGAGCAATGCATTTTTCGCGAAAACCTTGGATGATCGGTTTATCATAAAGCAAGTTAGTAAGACCGAGCTGGAATCTTTCATTAAGTTTGCTCCTGGATATTTCAGTTATCTTTCAGAATCAATACGCTCAGGAAGCCCAACATGCCTAGCGAAGATCCTTGGAATTTATCAG GTCACGTCTAAGCATCTGAAAGGTGGGAAAGATTCCAAAATGGATGTGCTGGTCATGGAAAATCTCCTGTTTGGTAGAAATCTGACACGGCTCTATGATCTTAAAGGATCTTCTAGGTCTCGGTATAATCCTGATTCTTCTGGAAGTAACAAGGTTTTGCTGGATCAGAACTTGATTGAAGCTATGCCTACTTCCCCAATTTTTGTTGGAAACAAGGCCAAGAGATTATTGGAAAGAGCAGTCTGGAATGACACCGGTTTTCTTGCT TCGGTAGATGTGATGGATTACTCGCTACTGGTCGGGGTCGATGAAGAGAAGCATGAGCTTGTTCTTGGGATTATAGATTTCATGAGACAGTATACATGGGACAAGCACCTGGAGACATGGGTGAAGGCATCGGGCTTCCTTGGTGGACCAAAAAATGCTTCCCCAACTGTAATTTCCCCGAAACAATACAAGAGGAGGTTCAGAAAAGCCATGACCACGTATTTTCTGATGGTTCCAGATCAATGGTAG